A region of Haliotis asinina isolate JCU_RB_2024 chromosome 7, JCU_Hal_asi_v2, whole genome shotgun sequence DNA encodes the following proteins:
- the LOC137291770 gene encoding uncharacterized protein, translated as MHHAGDAVKPTAELSSFGNSYMSPTSPGSGLSCVWGNHNQRLREILADNRLPQIVKICEEDVVQSNRDGSEGFNFQQPLLLYKEMKLTRVFSRNVRRDPGPRGREREVGPYVVIPEHYPGFFKVLNNDGSDDMALTSLSTVARIMPASFLCLVKLKAYVSQHQRKDTLVYEKKEIPPGLLYVMNIHEDQVTYINSRKSEKQKLILSLRCTNKDRNVEILLPYDSTGQFYIVDLKKNSARNCVNAGAFAHTISSIMQTLDKDSATKVQLIFGDPPSQDCQFTGVLRISHVTKEHTVIACTLNSEEPKILELSVSPHPKFKLALQTADQHSDVVKRKCLAFMKTAYEKFRRDLKVRRDYEIEKRDLREDYD; from the exons ATGCATCACGCGGGGGACGCTGTGAAACCCACCGCAGAGTTATCGTCGTTTGGGAACAGTTACATGTCCCCTACCTCCCCCGGGTCTGGCTTGTCCTGCGTGTGGGGGAACCACAACCAGAGGCTAAGGGAGATCCTAGCGGACAACCGGCTACCCCAGATTGTGAAGATATGCGAGGAGGATGTGGTTCAGAGTAATCGTGACGGAAGTGAAGGATTCAACTTCCAGCAGCCTCTGCTCCTCTATAAGGAAATGAAGCTGACAAGGGTGTTTTCACGGAACGTGCGTCGAGATCCGGGACCCAGAGGAAGGGAGAGGGAGGTGGGACCCTACGTTGTGATTCCGGAACATTATCCAG GTTTCTTCAAAGTACTGAACAACGACGGTAGCGATGACATGGCCTTGACCTCCTTGTCCACGGTCGCCAGAATTATGCCAGCGTCTTTTCTGTGTCTCGTAAAACTCAAAGCCTACGTATCGCAACACCAACGGAAGGATACACTAGTTTATGAAAAGAAGGAGATCCCACCGGGACTACTTTAtgttatgaatattcatgaggaTCAGGTGACGTACATCAATAGCAGGAAGTCTGAGAAGCAGAAGTTGATACTGTCCCTACGTTGCACAAACAAAGACCGCAACGTCGAAATACTTCTGCCGTACGACTCAACCGGACAGTTCTATATCGTCGACCTGAAGAAAAATAGTGCCCGAAATTGTGTGAATGCTGGCGCCTTTGCACATACAATTTCTAGCATAATGCAAACGTTGGACAAAGACAGTGCTACGAAAGTACAACTTATATTCGGTGACCCTCCGTCTCAGGACTGTCAGTTTACGGGGGTTCTAAGAATTAGTCACGTGACCAAAGAACATACTGTGATTGCATGTACTTTGAATTCGGAGGAGCCAAAAATTTTAGAGTTATCGGTTTCACCTCATCCCAAGTTCAAACTGGCTTTGCAGACAGCGGATCAGCACAGCGACGTCGTCAAGAGGAAGTGTTTGGCGTTTATGAAAACTGCCTACGAGAAGTTCCGACGAGATCTGAAGGTGCGACGAGATTACGAGATTGAGAAACGAGACTTGAGGGAGGATTACGACTAG
- the LOC137290873 gene encoding uncharacterized protein, with protein sequence MAESETGRTSDSGSVRSQTREFTWVDDTLTLGVFTDSERLPKVVKFEENEDGKLCPGLKIYSKQPVLFHAISSKRVASARTIHKDKETGMYFEVGQTLLLPEDYEGWFEMVPSDFGRATCFRSIAEVSEVMPRKFFTRSNIKAIRIQKEEDENQKIFERKIPAGSVLKVESIFTATWKTSAVTGVFKKSKTEWVTTEVKYLKCIDNDQKEILIPLTQRGKFNALYERGNLHKNSVYSMKDILSDVSLPVKARLLFGKAPVVPCIFTGMMVIKAAESMETIISSTVLYKRNVLFEVPLTAPCYVTESADEEEYRDLDSYKDAKRLCRKYSTLYSMMIKLSPEMDTNQQVIQHIPTSSTGNTLSLDLIGDISLTDDPVSVMMESDTDSVQSEDQSPLFTGTLLELKEFKNMESTTTV encoded by the exons ATGGCGGAATCAGAGACGGGTAGGACAAGTGATTCTGGGTCTGTGAGATCCCAGACGAGGGAATTCACCTGGGTAGACGACACCCTAACGCTTGGTGTTTTTACGGACAGCGAACGTCTGCCCAAAGTCGTTAAATTTGAGGAGAACGAGGACGGAAAGCTGTGTCCCGGGTTAAAAATATACAGTAAACAGCCAGTTTTGTTCCATGCCATAAGTTCAAAGAGGGTTGCCAGTGCGAGGACCATTCACAAGGACAAGGAGACGGGGATGTACTTCGAGGTTGGCCAGACTTTGCTGTTACCAGAGGACTATGAAG GATGGTTTGAGATGGTCCCTTCTGATTTCGGACGTGCCACGTGTTTCCGGTCTATAGCGGAAGTTTCTGAAGTCATGCCCCGGAAGTTTTTCACAAGGTCAAACATAAAGGCCATCCGGATCCAGAAGGAAGAGGATGAGAACCAGAAGATCTTTGAAAGGAAGATACCAGCTGGGTCTGTTCTTAAAGTTGAAAGCATTTTCACAGCTACTTGGAAAACGAGTGCAGTGACAGGTGTGTTCAAGAAAAGCAAAACTGAATGGGTTACAACGGAAGTCAAATACTTAAAATGTATAGACAACGACCAAAAGGAAATACTTATCCCGCTCACCCAGAGAGGAAAGTTTAATGCACTGTACGAGCGGGGCAACCTACACAAGAACTCAGTATACAGCATGAAGGATATCCTTTCTGATGTATCTCTCCCAGTTAAAGCAAGGCTGTTGTTCGGGAAGGCTCCAGTGGTTCCGTGCATATTTACAGGAATGATGGTTATAAAGGCTGCCGAATCGATGGAGACAATTATCTCTAGTACTGTTTTGTATAAGAGAAACGTTTTGTTTGAAGTGCCACTTACTGCTCCTTGTTATGTGACGGAGTCGGCTGATGAGGAGGAGTACAGGGATTTGGACTCTTACAAGGATGCTAAGAGATTGTGCAGGAAGTATTCAACGCTATACAGCATGATGATCAAGCTGAGTCCTGAGATGGACACGAATCAGCAGGTGATCCAGCACATTCCGACCTCTTCCACTGGAAACACCTTGTCGCTGGACCTCATTGGGGACATCAGCTTGACCGATGACCCAGTCAGCGTGATGATGGAGTCGGACACGGATTCTGTCCAGAGCGAAGATCAGAGTCCGCTCTTCACTGGGACGTTACTGGAATTGAAGGAGTTTAAGAATATGGAATCAACCACGaccgtgtga